One window of Bos javanicus breed banteng chromosome 1, ARS-OSU_banteng_1.0, whole genome shotgun sequence genomic DNA carries:
- the LOC133254257 gene encoding olfactory receptor 5H8-like translates to METKNATELTEFVLTGLTYEPVWQVPLFLLFLMIYLITIMGNLGLIALIWNDPHLQIPMYLFLGNLALVDIWLSSTVTPKMLVNIINQNKRISLSECMVQFFSFVVSATTECFLLAMMSYDHYLAICNPLLYPAIMTHRQCMGMLVSSFVGGLFHALIHTGFLFRLTFCNDNIIHHFYCDIMPLFKISCTDPSINVLMIFIFSGSIQVFTILIVLISYILVLFTILKKKSAQGIRKAFSTCGAHLLSVCLYYGPLLFMYVRPGSTQADDQDMMDSLFYTVIIPFLNPIIYSLRNKKVIYSLLKILKRNI, encoded by the coding sequence atggaaacaaaaaatgcAACAGAGCTGACAGAGTTTGTTCTCACAGGACTTACATATGAACCAGTATGGCAAGTCCCCCTGTTCCTGCTGTTCTTGATGATATACCTCATCACTATCATGGGAAACCTTGGTCTGATTGCTCTCATCTGGAATGACCCTCATCTTCAAATTCCCATGTACTTATTCCTAGGGAATTTGGCCTTAGTGGATATTTGGTTATCCTCCACAGTGACTCCCAAGATGCTGGTCAACATTATCAACCAGAATAAGAGGATATCTCTCTCTGAATGCATGGTGCAATTTTTTTCGTTTGTAGTTAGTGCGACTACGGAATGTTTTCTGCTGGCGATGATGTCGTATGATCATTATCTAGCCATATGCAACCCACTACTTTATCCAGCGATTATGACTCATAGACAATGCATGGGAATGTTAGTTTCATCATTTGTTGGTGGCCTTTTTCATGCCTTAATTCATACGGGCTTTTTATTCAGATTAACCTTTTGTAATGACAACATAATACATCACTTTTATTGTGACATCATGCCCTTGTTTAAAATTTCTTGCACTGACCCTTCTATTAACGTTCtgatgatatttattttctctggttCAATACAGGTGTTCACCATTCTTATTGTTCTTATCTCTTATATACTAGTTctcttcacaattttaaaaaagaagtctgcACAAGGCATAAGGAAGGCCTTCTCCACTTGTGGGGCCCACCTTCTATCTGTCTGTTTATACTATGGCCCTCTTCTTTTTATGTATGTGCGCCCTGGATCCACACAAGCAGATGATCAGGATATGATGGACTCTCTGTTTTACACTGTCATAATTCCTTTCCTAAATCCCATTATCTACAGCctgagaaataaaaaagtcataTATTCActgctaaaaatattaaaaagaaacatttag